The proteins below are encoded in one region of Telopea speciosissima isolate NSW1024214 ecotype Mountain lineage chromosome 10, Tspe_v1, whole genome shotgun sequence:
- the LOC122643950 gene encoding (+)-neomenthol dehydrogenase-like, whose amino-acid sequence MTDTNTDYASKRLAVVTGANKGIGLEICRQLASNSVAVLSTARDEKRGVEAVEKLKGSGLSDVVFHQLDVKDPASISSLALFIKTQFGKLDILVTLEFHIFILYHYGEFHQNLVAENPGILIRLVE is encoded by the exons ATGACAGACACCAACACAGATTATGCATCAAAGAG ATTGGCAGTTGTTACAGGAGCTAATAAGGGGATTGGATTGGAGATATGTCGCCAGTTAGCCTCCAACAGTGTAGCAGTACTTTCGACAGCCAGAGATGAGAAGAGGGGTGTTGAAGCTGTTGAGAAGCTCAAAGGGTCTGGACTCTCTGATGTGGTTTTTCATCAGCTGGATGTGAAGGACCCTGCTAGTATTTCTTCCCTTGCTCTTTTCATCAAAACCCAATTTGGAAAGCTTGATATATTGGTAACTTTGGAAttccatatttttattttgtatcaTTACGGAGAATTTCATCAGAATCTAGTTGCAGAAAATCCTGGCATCTTGATTAGATTGGTTGAATGA
- the LOC122642304 gene encoding salutaridine reductase-like: MGLFTEYNSLVLCWQTYETVEEYLLVNYYGTKRVTEALLPILQLSDSPRIVIVSSSAGKLQNISHTWAKEVLSDIDGLTEERVDEAVNKFLQDFKEGLMETQGLSAYNMSKAALNTYTRIVSKKFPKFQINCVCPGYVKTDFNYNTGNLTVEAVAAGPVQLALLPDDGPSGLFFFQKEVTSF; this comes from the exons ATGGGTCTCTTCACTGAATACAACAGTTTGGTCCTCTGTTG GCAAACTTATGAGACGGTTGAAGAATATCTACTAGTGAACTACTATGGCACCAAAAGAGTCACTGAAGCACTTCTTCCTATCCTTCAGCTATCTGATTCGCCAAGAATTGTAATTGTTTCTTCCTCTGCAGGGAAGCTACAG AACATCTCACACACCTGGGCCAAGGAAGTGCTAAGTGATATTGATGGCCTCACAGAAGAGAGAGTGGATGAGGCAGTGAACAAGTTTCTACAGGATTTCAAGGAGGGTTTAATGGAGACTCAAGGCTTGTCTGCCTATAATATGTCCAAAGCAGCTTTGAATACCTACACAAGGATTGTATCAAAAAAGTTTCCCAAATTCCAAATAAATTGTGTCTGCCCAGGTTACGTCAAAACTGACTTCAACTACAACACAGGGAACTTAACTGTTGAAGCAGTTGCAGCAGGTCCTGTACAGTTGGCTTTGTTGCCTGATGATGGTCCTTCTGGGCTATTCTTTTTCCAGAAGGAAGTGACTTCCTTTTGA
- the LOC122643942 gene encoding salutaridine reductase-like produces MTDTNTNSASKRLAVVTGANKGLGLEICRQLASNGVRVVLTARDEKRGVEAVEKLKGSGLSDVVFHQLDVKDPASISSLALFIKTQFGKLDILVNNAAILGIKLDDDAYGALMAVDGSQEVKMAKFRQLARQTYETAEECLQANYYGTKRVTEALLPILQLSDSPRIVIVSSSGGKLQKISHTWAKEVLSDIDGLTEERVDEALNKFLKDFKEGLMETQDYSAYKMSKAALNAYTRIVSKKFPKFRINCVCPGYVKTDLNYNTGKFTVEEGAAGPVKLALLPDDGPSGLFFFQKEVTSFFD; encoded by the exons ATGACAGACACCAACACAAATTCTGCATCAAAGAG ATTGGCTGTTGTTACAGGAGCCAATAAAGGGCTTGGATTGGAGATATGTCGCCAGTTAGCCTCCAATGGCGTAAGAGTGGTTTTGACAGCCAGAGATGAGAAAAGGGGTGTTGAAGCGGTTGAGAAGCTCAAAGGGTCTGGACTCTCTGATGTGGTTTTTCATCAGCTGGATGTGAAGGATCCTGCTAGTATTTCTTCCCTTGCTCTTTTCATCAAAACCCAATTTGGAAAGCTTGATATATTG GTGAACAATGCAGCTATCTTAGGAATCAAATTAGATGATGATGCCTACGGAGCCCTAATGGCAGTGGATGGTTCT CAAGAAGTGAAGATGGCTAAATTTAGACAACTGGCAAGGCAAACTTATGAGACGGCTGAAGAATGTCTACAAGCGAACTACTATGGCACCAAAAGAGTCACTGAAGCACTTCTTCCAATCCTTCAGCTATCTGATTCGCCGAGAATTGTAATCGTTTCTTCCTCTGGAGGGAAGCTACAG AAAATCTCACACACCTGGGCCAAGGAAGTGCTAAGTGATATTGATGGCCTCACAGAAGAGAGAGTGGATGAGGCACTGAACAAGTTTCTGAAGGATTTCAAGGAGGGTTTAATGGAGACTCAAGACTATTCTGCCTATAAAATGTCCAAAGCAGCTTTGAATGCCTACACAAGGATTGTATCAAAAAAGTTTCCCAAATTCCGAATAAATTGTGTCTGCCCAGGTTACGTCAAAACTGACTTAAACTACAACACAGGGAAATTTACTGTTGAAGAAGGTGCAGCAGGTCCTGTAAAGTTGGCTTTGTTGCCTGATGATGGTCCTTCTGGGCTATTCTTTTTCCAGAAGGAAGTGACTTCCTTTTTTGATTGA